In Naumovozyma castellii chromosome 1, complete genome, one DNA window encodes the following:
- the AKL1 gene encoding serine/threonine protein kinase AKL1 (ancestral locus Anc_3.273), with product MSTTSGPVSVNNTTVKPNNERYTPGTQVAVGAHKVEIIKYIAEGGFAQIYAVKFIEFLNEFENNRMKPKLQMGDVACLKRVLVQDENGLNEMRNEVEVMKQLQGAPNIVQYYDSNASRRHNGFPGFEVLLLMELCPNKSLLDYMNQRLATKLTEKEILKIMYDVTYAVSQMHYLPTPLLHRDIKIENVLVDAQNNFKLCDFGSTSTKFPMVTTHQDIAVLTQNIYVHTTPQYRSPEMIDLYRCLPIDEKSDIWALGIFLYKLLFFTTPFELTGQFAILHSKYEFPKNNYSSKLINLIIIMLAENPNLRPNIYQVLHNICSISGMKVPIEDQYAEGPYDFEKYTHFQNKVQSVQYQLYLLQEKKFKTNGKLPQADINLLNDLFVTSFDIASKVPFELKVPTPLPGYSAEIPESNFAKQEQQYEPRNIPTAGDYLNENRKSFTSNDALSRHTSNTADTSRDIATPSNFEKKENVNEKSPGKPIENTEQYFPTVGELDYYLDNELKQQQQQQQVHQPQQIPVQNQNQQQQQQQQPKQLPNMIQQQNIPEQQQQQQLNTDRYHLNTTGMVQRQKSLGSVSTDGRSVGSNSHVTNAENLPTEYTAKSDLPGMAKQHKSNNPFPKMTHAFQSANENVGTYFVDNNGSRQQVQQTEANMYTNLNTEQPRQPAQQPYYQKPGEPTNQQAQQQQQQQQFQQPQQINQRINVGVSSSKNPMNFQNIPSTYSNGQLSQNQQPISLVQQQQQQQTLPSLKQRTNQGFIMVDTDDIPPVVPPHPQTKSGTTLPPRPQSQNPPKVPPHPSKEKEEQLLIDLSPPRDLPGRKPRESTSPLRLEDDTSRMARRSLSLNNPKRQVTLNLSDMSNAEVMESFSTGGVESSVASTESINLDLEDMKHKKGGQEDDNLAEMVARRSIEERETPLNVPKRENLKQKDENRLENITGRRSLDLRYQEINFSPDLRKDKSNSSTSVHHISSIREDESVNEDDSELTLTENEKRQRQQPRHHQHTHFDSSSNLNSKGANRSSSRGNIRGKQDLESYKHSTKNNSNSSIPISTTNTNEMKKSFAKARQSLDLERVRREALLNSDNGKRRSIFSMFRGDKK from the coding sequence ATGTCGACTACGAGTGGACCAGTGTCCGTCAACAACACTACTGTCAAACCTAACAATGAGCGATACACTCCGGGTACGCAAGTCGCAGTGGGTGCACATAAGGTGgaaattataaaatatattgcaGAAGGTGGGTTTGCTCAGATATACGCTgtcaaattcattgaattctTAAATGAATTCGAAAATAATAGAATGAAACCCAAATTACAAATGGGGGACGTTGCCTGTTTGAAAAGAGTTCTTGTACAGGATGAAAATGGATTGAATGAAATGAGAAATGAAGTGGAAGTTatgaaacaattgcaaGGCGCACCAAATATCGTACAATATTATGATTCAAATGCATCTCGTCGTCATAATGGGTTCCCAGGATTTGAAGTTCTTCTGTTGATGGAATTATGTCCCAATAAATCATTGTTAGATTACATGAATCAAAGACTGGCAACAAAGTTAACGGAAAAGGAAATCTTGAAGATTATGTATGATGTCACATACGCGGTATCACAAATGCATTATTTGCCCACTCCACTATTACATCGTGATattaagattgaaaatgtcCTAGTGGATGctcaaaataatttcaaattatgtGATTTTGGCTCTACTTCAACAAAATTCCCAATGGTGACAACTCATCAGGACATTGCCGTATTGACTCAAAACATATATGTGCATACTACCCCACAATATAGATCCCCTGAAATGATTGATCTTTATAGATGCTTACctattgatgaaaaatctgATATTTGGGCCCTGGGGATCTTCTTGTATAAATTGTTATTTTTCACCACCCCCTTTGAATTAACAGGTCAATTCGCAATCCTacattccaaatatgaattcccaaaaaataattattcttcaaaattaattaatttaatcATAATCATGTTGGCAGAAAATCCAAACTTGAGGCCAAACATTTATCAAGTATTACATAACATTTGCTCCATATCAGGTATGAAAGTACCCATTGAAGATCAATATGCAGAAGGACCATACGATTTCGAAAAATACACTCATTTCCAAAATAAAGTACAAAGCGTTCAATATCAACTTTATTTACTacaagaaaagaagttCAAGACAAATGGGAAACTACCTCAAGCTGATATTAACttattgaatgatttattCGTGACATCCTTTGATATCGCCTCGAAAGTACCATTCGAACTCAAAGTGCCAACCCCATTACCTGGCTATTCCGCAGAAATCCCTGAAAGTAATTTTGCCAAACAGGAACAACAATATGAACCACGTAATATCCCTACAGCGGGAGATTATCTTAATGAAAATAGAAAATCTTTTACTTCTAATGATGCCCTCTCAAGACATACTTCCAACACTGCAGATACTTCAAGAGATATAGCTACACCAagtaattttgaaaaaaaggaGAatgttaatgaaaagagCCCAGGGAAACCAATTGAAAATACAGAACAATACTTCCCCACTGTAGGTGAATTggattattatttggataatgaattaaagcaacaacaacaacaacaacaggtCCATCAACCACAACAAATTCCTGTGCAAAATCAAAAccaacagcagcagcagcaacaacaaccaaagCAACTACCAAATATgatacaacaacaaaatatacccgaacagcagcaacaacaacaactaaACACAGATCGTTATCATTTGAATACAACAGGTATGGTTCAACGACAAAAGAGTCTTGGCTCAGTCTCCACAGATGGAAGATCTGTCGGAAGCAATAGTCATGTAACCAATGCTGAAAATTTACCTACCGAATATACTGCTAAATCTGATCTACCTGGTATGGCCAAGCAACACAAATCTAACAATCCGTTCCCAAAGATGACACATGCATTCCAATCCGctaatgaaaatgttgGTACATATTttgttgataataatggatcTCGCCAACAAGTACAACAAACTGAAGCTAATATGTATACCAACTTGAACACAGAACAACCTCGACAGCCAGCACAACAACCGTATTACCAGAAACCTGGTGAACCAACTAATCAACAAGctcaacaacagcagcagcagcagcaatTTCAGCAGCCACAGCAAATTAATCAAAGGATAAATGTTGGagtttcatcatccaagAATCCCATGAACTTCCAGAATATCCCCTCCACTTATTCTAACGGACAGTTATCCCAAAACCAGCAACCTATTTCTTTAGTccaacagcagcagcaacaacagaCATTGCCTTCTTTAAAACAGAGAACAAACCAGGGATTTATTATGGTTGATACTGATGATATACCACCAGTTGTTCCGCCACATCCACAAACAAAATCTGGCACCACGCTACCTCCAAGACCTCAATCACAAAACCCACCAAAGGTACCACCTCATCCATCGAAGGAGAAGGAAGAACAACTACTGATTGATTTATCTCCACCTAGAGATCTTCCGGGAAGAAAACCTCGTGAATCCACTTCGCCTTTACGACTTGAGGATGATACTAGTAGAATGGCAAGAAGAAGTCTTAGTTTGAATAATCCAAAGAGGCAAGTAACGTTGAATTTAAGTGATATGTCGAATGCGGAAGTTATGGAGTCTTTTAGCACTGGGGGCGTAGAGAGTAGCGTTGCATCCACTGAGAGCATAAATTTagatttggaagatatGAAACATAAGAAGGGAGGACAGGAAGACGATAATTTAGCAGAGATGGTTGCCAGAAGAagtattgaagaaagagaaactCCTTTGAATGTTCCCAAGAGAGAAAATTTAAAGCAAAAGGATGAGAATCGATTGGAGAATATCACAGGGAGACGATCTTTGGATTTAAGGTAccaagaaataaatttttcacctGACCTCAGAAAGGATAAATCGAATAGTTCTACCTCTGTACATCATATTTCTAGTATCCGTGAGGATGAGAGTGtcaatgaagatgatagCGAGTTGACTTTAACTGAGAATGAAAAGAGGCAACGTCAACAACCACGTCATCACCAACACACACATTTTGATAGTAGTTCTAATTTAAACAGCAAGGGTGCCAATAGGTCTTCCAGTAGGGGTAACATCAGAGGTAAACAAGATTTAGAAAGCTACAAACACTCGACCAAAAACAATAGCAACAGCAGTATTCCCATAAGTACTACCAATACAAACGAGATGAAGAAGTCCTTTGCTAAGGCTCGACAGTCGTTGGACTTGGAAAGAGTTCGTCGTGAGGCTTTGTTGAATAGCGACAATGGGAAGAGAAGATCGATTTTCTCGATGTTTAGAGGAGACAAGAAATGA
- the NCAS0A10610 gene encoding uncharacterized protein, which produces MNATIKLTEVIFKKVVVRIHFEIFINRQPVAMSFKLKVRSNILQATLKTSIKNMGKKMPNEEVHTPLNMEEHVVLPRDIFHSQITYLIYQLFNSMAVRWVLVINAILITGSAISIHKKNEDAIAIFLLLAILFFIGSFSFVIVRIVIDQSLDDAHIKMKLYSEVLKYKPNINLKSWNIITFHMNEYLYQNGYFRNPFCLYDSSKCYNWFLELTNNGTIDGSGTASNDSMPEPTDLIDAANDETAPNENSTANVQAKKGSSHSTENALIKYKNAAIDAYNISMNEYWQTEFPELEGNSSMV; this is translated from the coding sequence ATGAATGCAACTATAAAACTAACAGAagttatttttaaaaaggTCGTTGTCAGAATTCATTTTGAGATTTTCATAAATAGGCAGCCCGTTGCAATGTCATTTAAACTTAAGGTTAGATCAAACATCCTACAAGCAACCCTCAAAACCTCGATAAAAAACATGGGTAAAAAGATGCCGAATGAAGAAGTACACACTCCACTTAATATGGAAGAGCATGTTGTTCTACCCCGTGATATTTTCCACTCCCAAATAACTTACCTTATATatcaattgttcaattcaatGGCGGTTCGTTGGGTGTTGGTTATAAATGCCATTCTAATTACAGGTTCGGCCATCTCCATTCACaagaagaatgaagatGCTATAGCGATTTTTTTATTGCTTGCAATCCTGTTCTTTATAGGTTCATTCTCCTTTGTGATAGTTAGAATTGTCATTGATCAATCCTTAGATGATGCACATATAAAGATGAAGTTGTACTCAGAAGTGCTTAAATATAAACCaaatatcaatttgaaatcatGGAACATCATTACTTTTCATATGAATGAATATCTCTATCAAAATGGATATTTCAGAAATCCTTTCTGTCTTTACGATAGTTCGAAGTGCTACAATTGGTTTTTAGAATTAACTAACAATGGAACTATTGACGGTTCTGGAACTGCTTCAAATGACTCTATGCCTGAACCAACAGACCTTATCGATGCTGCTAATGATGAAACAGCTCCAAACGAAAATTCAACTGCTAATGTACAAGCTAAGAAGGGTTCGAGTCATAGTACTGAAAATGCCTTAATAAAATACAAGAATGCAGCCATTGATGCTTACAATATATCTATGAATGAATATTGGCAAACTGAATTTCCAGAGCTTGAAGGTAACTCATCCATGGTATAA
- the KRS1 gene encoding lysine--tRNA ligase KRS1 (ancestral locus Anc_3.275) yields MKFYKRYHGNDYFLIWIIYYKLIQQSKQPIMSQEEAVQKVAENVANLHLDEATGEMVSKSELKKRIKQRQVEAKKAAKKAAAQPKPESKKKKNTDLFADLDPSQYFEARSRQIQELRKTQSPNPYPHKFKVSISNPEFLKKYAYLQRGETLPNEKVAIAGRIHAKRESGSKLKFYVLHGDGVEVQLMSQLQDYNNEADYEKDHDLLKRGDIVGVEGYVGRTQPKKGGEGEISVFVSRIELLTPCLHMLPADHFGFKDQETRYRKRYLDLIMNKDARGRFIKRSQIIRFIRRFLDQREFIEVETPMMNVIAGGATAKPFVTHHNDLDMDMYMRIAPELFLKELVVGGMDRVYEIGRQFRNEGIDMTHNPEFTTCEFYQAYADVYDLMDMTELMFSEMVKEITGSYIIKYHPDPNNPEKEMELNFTRPWKRMNMIEELEKRFNVTFPAGDQLHTAETGEFLKKVLADNKMECPPPLTNARMLDKLVGELEDVCINPTFIFGHPQMMSPLAKYSRDTPGLCERFEVFVATKEICNAYTELNDPFDQRARFEEQARQKDQGDDEAQLVDETFCNALEYGLPPTGGWGCGIDRLAMFLTDSNTIREVLLFPTLKPDVLREEVEEKN; encoded by the coding sequence atgaaattttataaaCGATATCATGGCAATGATTACTTTTTGATCtggattatttattataaactCATTCAACAAAGCAAGCAACCAATCATGTCCCAAGAAGAAGCCGTCCAAAAGGTCGCCGAAAATGTTGCCAATTTGCATCTAGATGAGGCCACCGGTGAAATGGTCTCCAAGTCCGAGTTGAAGAAACGTATCAAGCAAAGACAAGTGGAAGCCAAGAAGGCCGCTAAGAAGGCTGCTGCTCAACCAAAACCAGaatccaagaagaagaagaacacAGACTTGTTCGCCGATTTGGATCCATCTCAATACTTCGAGGCTAGATCTCgtcaaattcaagaattgaGAAAGACTCAATCTCCAAATCCATACCCACACAAATTCAAAGTCTCCATCTCTAACCCTGAATTCTTAAAGAAATACGCTTATTTGCAAAGGGGTGAAACTTTACCAAATGAAAAAGTCGCCATTGCTGGTAGAATTCATGCCAAGAGAGAATCTGGttctaaattgaaattttacGTCTTACATGGTGATGGTGTTGAAGTTCAATTGATGTCTCAATTGCAAGATTATAACAACGAAGCTGACTACGAAAAGGATCACGATCTATTGAAGAGAGGTGATATTGTTGGTGTCGAAGGTTACGTTGGTAGAACTCAACCAAAGAAGGGTGGTGAAGGTGAAATTTCTGTCTTTGTTTCCCgtattgaattattaacTCCATGTTTACATATGTTACCAGCTGATCATTTCGGTTTCAAAGATCAAGAAACAAGATATAGAAAACGttatttggatttgatTATGAACAAGGATGCTAGAGGTCGTTTCATTAAACGTTCTCAAATTATTCGTTTCATTAGAAGATTCTTGGATCAAAgagaatttattgaagTGGAAACTCCAATGATGAACGTCATTGCTGGTGGTGCCACCGCTAAACCATTTGTCACTCATCATAATGATTTAGATATGGATATGTACATGAGAATTGCACCAGAATTATTCTTAAAGGAATTAGTCGTTGGTGGTATGGATCGTGTTTATGAAATTGGTAGACAATTTAGAAATGAAGGTATTGATATGACTCATAACCCAGAATTTACCACTTGTGAATTTTATCAAGCTTATGCCGATGTTTATGATTTAATGGACATGACTGAATTAATGTTCTCTGAAATGGTTAAGGAAATTACAGGTTCTtatatcattaaatatCACCCAGATCCAAACAATccagaaaaggaaatggaATTGAATTTCACCAGACCTTGGAAGAGAATGAATAtgattgaagaattagaaaaaaGATTTAATGTTACATTCCCAGCTGGTGACCAATTACACACCGCCGAAACTGGtgaattcttgaagaagGTTCTTGCTGATAATAAGATGGAATGTCCTCCACCTTTGACTAATGCTCGTATGTTAGACAAGCTTGTTGGTGAATTAGAAGACGTTTGTATTAATCCAACTTTCATCTTTGGTCACCCACAAATGATGTCTCCATTGGCCAAATATTCTAGAGATACTCCAGGTTTATGTGAACGTTTCGAAGTCTTCGTCGCCACAAAGGAAATCTGTAACGCATACACTGAATTGAACGATCCATTTGATCAAAGAGCTCgttttgaagaacaagcTAGACAAAAGGACCAAGGTGATGACGAAGCTCAATTAGTCGATGAAACCTTCTGTAATGCCCTAGAATATGGGTTACCTCCAACTGGTGGTTGGGGTTGTGGTATCGATAGATTGGCCATGTTCTTGACTGACTCTAACACTATTAGAGAAGTCTTGCTATTCCCAACTTTGAAACCTGATGTCCTAAgagaagaagttgaagaaaagaattaa
- the NCAS0A10620 gene encoding uncharacterized protein (ancestral locus Anc_3.276) translates to MSQIDYEYNEFHTLQSQETANLLQTDASKGLDDEKFQARKSAVGENSLGDDMKIDYKAMLIHQICNAMILVLFISMIISFSIHDWITGGVISFVVIVNVIIGLFQEYKASKTMNSLKALSSPNATVIRNGTRETIDSKDVVPGDLCLVKVGDVIPADLRLIETHNFETDEALLTGESLPVNKEPGNVYEVDTPVGDRLNIAFSSSTVVKGRAKGIVVKTGLNTEIGKIAKSLRANEGLISRDQNLPWWKNWWITIMQTTGAFLGTTRGTPLHRKLSKLAILLFFVAVVFAIVVMASQKFIVDKGVAIYAICVALSMIPSSLVVVLTITMSVGAAVMASRNVIIRKLDSLEALGAVNDICSDKTGTLTQGKMITKEIWIPTFGIIRVENSNNPVNPEIGEINFTPEWSPYEYAHNEDEDQGIFRDFKNRYHNGDLPADLNVELCRKWLETATLANIATVFKDNDNEWKAHGDPTEIAIQIFTTRMGIPRQSLTGEKLSESDDLDEETSIDERETASDAQFKHLAEFPFDSTIKRMSAIFEDVKNDSLNIYTKGAFESVLKCCSHWYGNEEKPGQLSPLTENDKTFIKKNVDVLSTGGLRVLGFATKQSNLEDITEDDRKRLTTDRSTAESDLIFLGLIGIYDPPREETAGAVKKFHNAGINVRMLTGDFPGTAKAIAQEVGILPTNLYYYPKEVVENMVMTGSQFDELTPEQIDNLPVLPLVIARCSPQTKVRMIEALHRRDKFCAMTGDGVNDSPSLKMANVGIAMGINGSDVAKDASDIVLSDDNFASILNAIEEGRRMSDNIQKFVLQLLAENVAQALYLICGLAFQDKEGKSVFPLAPVEVLWIIVVTSCFPAMGLGLEKAAPDLMDRPPNDSKSGIFTWEIIVDMFVYGIIMAGCCMGSFTTVVYGKDGGNLGFNCNKSYNETCHDVFRGRSSAFAVMTWCALILAWEVVDLRRSFFRMQPETDTPVREFFRDIWSNKFLFWSLIFGFVSTFPVIYIPVINDKVFLHKGITFEWGIAFAFTIIFWMGCELYKFMKRRYFRRMMNKAQNPESDLEKRTRRDPFEAYSTSTTLQTEINISYKS, encoded by the coding sequence ATGTCACAGATAGACTACGAGTACAATGAATTCCATACATTACAATCACAAGAGACTGCTAATTTGCTACAAACAGACGCTTCTAAGGGGCTCGACGATGAGAAATTCCAAGCAAGGAAATCTGCCGTCGGGGAGAACTCACTCGGTGACGACATGAAGATCGATTACAAGGCAATgctaattcatcaaatttgtAACGCTATGATCCTGGTCCTGTTCATTTCCATGATCATATCTTTCTCCATCCATGACTGGATCACGGGTGGTGTTATCTCATTTGTAGTCATCGTAAACGTCATCATCGGCCTATTTCAAGAGTATAAGGCTTCCAAGACAATGAACTCTTTGAAAGCATTGAGTTCCCCCAACGCTACAGTCATTAGAAATGGAACAAGAGAAACTATCGACTCGAAGGATGTGGTTCCTGGAGATTTATGTCTAGTGAAAGTGGGTGACGTTATCCCTGCTGATTTAAGATTAATTGAAACTcataattttgaaactgaTGAAGCTTTATTAACCGGAGAATCATTACCAGTAAATAAAGAACCCGGTAATGTTTATGAAGTGGATACACCCGTGGGTGACAGATTAAATATCGCCTTCTCATCATCCACTGTAGTAAAGGGAAGAGCTAAGGGTATTGTCGTTAAGACTGGATTAAACACTGAAATTGGTAAGATTGCTAAATCTTTAAGAGCCAATGAAGGTTTGATCTCGAGAGATCAAAATTTACCATGGTGGAAAAATTGGTGGATTACCATTATGCAGACGACAGGTGCGTTTTTGGGAACCACTAGAGGTACACCCTTGCATAGAAAGTTATCCAAATTGGCCATCTTATTATTCTTCGTCGCTGTTGTCTTCGCTATTGTTGTTATGGCATCTCAGAAATTTATCGTCGATAAAGGAGTTGCCATTTATGCCATCTGTGTCGCTTTATCCATGATCCCATCTTCATTGGTCGTCGTATTAACCATCACCATGTCCGTTGGTGCCGCCGTGATGGCTTCCAGAAAcgttattattagaaaattgGATTCATTGGAAGCATTAGGTGCCGTTAATGATATTTGTTCAGATAAGACGGGGACTTTAACCCAGGGGAAGATGATTACCAAGGAAATTTGGATCCCAACTTTTGGTATTATAAGAGTGGAAAATTCTAATAACCCAGTGAATCCAGAAATTGGTGAAATAAACTTCACTCCAGAATGGTCACCTTATGAATATGCTcataatgaagatgaagatcAAGGAATATTTAGAGATTTCAAGAATCGCTACCATAATGGAGATTTACCCGCTGATTTGAACGTGGAACTTTGTCGCAAATGGTTAGAAACTGCCACCTTGGCTAACATCGCTACTGTGTTTAAAGATAATGACAATGAATGGAAAGCTCATGGTGATCCAACGGAAATTgcaattcaaatatttaccaCTAGGATGGGTATCCCTCGTCAATCTTTAACaggtgaaaaattatcagAATCTGATGATcttgatgaagaaacttccattgatgaaagagAAACAGCCAGTGATGCTCAATTCAAACATTTAGCCGAATTCCCTTTTGATTCAACCATTAAGAGAATGTCTGCCATTTTTGAGGACGTTAAGAATGATTCATTAAACATTTATACTAAAGGTGCCTTTGAAAGTGTATTGAAATGTTGTTCACATTGGTAtggtaatgaagaaaaaccAGGTCAATTATCGCCACTAACTGAAAATGACAAAACTTTTATCAAGAAGAATGTTGATGTTCTCTCCACTGGTGGGTTGAGAGTGTTAGGATTTGCCACAAAGCAATCCAATTTAGAAGATATAACTGAAGATGATAGAAAACGTTTGACAACAGATAGATCCACAGCTGAATCggatttgatttttttgGGACTTATTGGTATTTATGATCCACCAAGAGAGGAAACCGCTGGTGCGGTAAAGAAATTCCATAACGCTGGTATCAATGTTCGTATGTTAACTGGTGATTTCCCCGGTACTGCCAAAGCTATTGCACAAGAAGTTGGTATTTTACCCACAAATCTATACTATTACCCTAAGGAAGTGGTAGAAAATATGGTAATGACTGGTTCccaatttgatgaattgaccccagaacaaattgataatCTTCCTGTCTTGCCCTTGGTAATTGCACGTTGCTCCCCACAGACAAAAGTTAGAATGATTGAAGCTTTACATCGTCGTGATAAATTCTGCGCTATGACCGGTGATGGTGTCAATGACTCtccatctttgaaaatggcTAATGTGGGGATCGCCATGGGTATTAATGGGTCTGATGTCGCCAAGGATGCCTCCGATATTGTATTAAGTGATGACAATTTTGCATCCATATTAAATGCCATTGAAGAGGGGAGAAGAATGAGtgataatattcaaaaattcgTCTTACAATTATTAGCTGAAAATGTCGCACAAGCTctatatttaatttgtgGATTAGCATTCCAAGATAAAGAGGGGAAATCTGTATTCCCATTGGCTCCTGTGGAAGTCTTATGGATTATTGTCGTTACTTCATGCTTCCCTGCTATGGGACTGGGTTTAGAAAAAGCTGCTCCTGATTTAATGGATAGACCTCCAAATGATTCGAAAAGTGGTATCTTCACTTGGGAAATCATTGTTGATATGTTTGTTTATGGTATTATAATGGCTGGTTGTTGCATGGGTTCATTCACTACTGTCGTTTACGGTAAGGATGGTGGTAACTTGGGATTCAACTGTAATAAAAGCTATAATGAAACCTGTCACGATGTATTTAGAGGTAGAAGTTCTGCATTTGCAGTCATGACTTGGTGTGCCTTGATTCTTGCCTGGGAAGTTGTGGATTTAAGAAGATCCTTCTTTAGAATGCAACCAGAAACAGATACTCCCGTTAGAGAGTTTTTCAGAGATATTTGGtccaataaattcttgTTTTGGTCACTTATTTTCGGATTTGTGTCCACTTTCCCTGTTATTTATATCCCAGTTATTAATGACAAAGTTTTCTTACACAAGGGTATTACTTTTGAATGGGGGATTGCATTTGCTTTCACTATTATCTTTTGGATGGGTTGTGAACTCTATAAATTTATGAAGAGACGTTACTTCAGACGTATGATGAATAAAGCCCAAAATCCTGAATCCGATTTAGAAAagagaacaagaagagatCCATTTGAAGCATACAGTACTTCAACAACTTTGCAAACagaaattaatattagCTATAAGAGTTGA
- the EHD3 gene encoding mitochondrial 37S ribosomal protein mS47 (ancestral locus Anc_3.271): MVNLYKRDIQGQSLHLPSYNMIRRTTTNKLLLKNFKRSLMSSSIVMKEAAPVLFSMQDTARVVTLNRPAKLNALNFEMCQSMFQILNEYSKSDATNLIIVKSSDKGRSLCAGGDVATVAVQNLNGNHKKAIEFFEAEYSLNLQMATYPKPIVTYMNGITMGGGVGLSVHTPFRIATENTKWAMPEMDIGFFPDVGTTFALPRLVTMANNHSQMALYLCLTGEVLNGEDAYMLGLASHYVNSENLQSLEVRLGELTPTKHITADPAKSSAIFFDMVNGTINEFSTNLPMDYKFKFTTDQLDVIESCFDITRHTSIEEILRSLDQYAKSEAGISFCTEIKNKLATKSMTSMQIALKVLKENSRDDINSALRRDLFTASNMCVNEEGVSEFSEATKHKLVDKQKTPYPWKHNSVISPNLLRAMVSPKLSTPVSLWENFSNITWDQYPYHSKYQLPSEQSIKQYLRRVSGHQDGATSAFITKNEVLKHFTRTNKLTKDKSDVALICNIICERKCNMDPVNGALIWND; this comes from the coding sequence ATGGTAAACCTATATAAGAGAGACATTCAGGGGCAGTCATTACACCTTCCCAGTTACAACATGATTAGACGAACAACCACTAACAAACTCCTGCTCAAGAATTTTAAGAGATCCCTAATGAGTTCATCTATAGTCATGAAGGAGGCAGCTCCAGTTCTGTTTAGCATGCAAGATACCGCTCGTGTGGTCACATTAAACAGACCTGCAAAACTCAATGCATTAAACTTCGAAATGTGTCAATCCATGTTCCAAATCCTTAATGAATATTCCAAGAGTGATGCTACAAATTTAATTATTGTAAAGTCTTCTGATAAGGGGAGATCTCTCTGTGCAGGCGGTGATGTTGCGACTGTGGCAGTTCAGAACTTGAATGGTAATCACAAGAAGGCAATTGAGTTTTTCGAGGCAGAATATTCCCTTAATTTGCAGATGGCAACATACCCTAAACCAATTGTCACGTACATGAACGGGATTACCATGGGTGGTGGTGTGGGACTCTCAGTTCATACACCGTTCCGTATCGCTACTGAAAATACCAAATGGGCAATGCCGGAAATGGATATCGGATTCTTCCCTGACGTTGGTACCACTTTTGCTCTCCCAAGATTGGTCACCATGGCAAATAACCATTCTCAAATGGCCTTATATTTATGTTTGACTGGTGAAGTTCTTAATGGGGAGGATGCATATATGTTGGGGTTGGCGTCTCATTATGTGAATTCTGAGAACCTACAAAGTTTGGAAGTTCGTTTGGGTGAACTTACTCCTACGAAACATATTACTGCTGATCCTGCAAAGTCTAGCGCCATCTTTTTCGATATGGTTAATGGTACGATAAATGAATTCAGCACAAATTTACCCATGGATTATAAATTCAAGTTTACAACTGATCAATTAGATGTGATTGAATCCTGTTTTGATATTACTAGACATActtcaattgaagaaatcttAAGAAGTTTGGATCAGTATGCGAAGAGCGAAGCTGGTATAAGTTTTTGCACAGAGATCAAGAATAAACTAGCCACCAAATCAATGACATCTATGCAAATTGCCCTTAAAGTTCTAAAAGAGAATTCAAGAGACGATATAAATTCAGCACTGAGAAGAGATTTATTCACAGCCTCAAATATGTGTGTTAACGAAGAAGGAGTCTCAGAATTTTCAGAAGCTACAAAACATAAACTTGTTGACAAACAAAAAACTCCTTATCCCTGGAAACACAATAGTGTCATTTcaccaaatttattaagGGCAATGGTTAGTCCTAAACTTTCCACACCTGTGTCTCTTTGGGAGAATTTCTCTAACATAACTTGGGATCAGTACCCCTATCATTCGAAGTATCAGCTCCCCTCTGAGCAATCTATTAAGCAATATTTGAGGAGAGTTAGTGGCCATCAGGATGGTGCCACTTCCGCTTTTATTACTAAGAATGAAGTCCTAAAACATTTCACGAGAACGAATAAGTTGACTAAGGATAAAAGTGACGTTGCCCTAATTTGCAACATAATATGTGAGAGGAAATGCAATATGGATCCTGTAAATGGAGCCTTGATATGGAACGATTAG